In Rubrivirga marina, the following are encoded in one genomic region:
- a CDS encoding PfkB family carbohydrate kinase → MSILVVGTVAFDTVETPFGRAERILGGSATYASLAARVVDAPVLLNAVVGRDFPDSHVEALSSRGVDVEGLVRDPDGETFFWAGRYHYDLNTRDTLATHLNVLATFEPDLPASYRTPGIVCLGNLDPTVQSSVIDQTDGRGLVVADTMNFWIENTPDALAETLRRVDVLVINDEEARQLSGQPNLVRAARAVREMGPGTVIIKKGEHGALLFCGDDVFSAPAYPLEDVVDPTGAGDTFLGGFAGHLARLGSTDAEAMRQAVVVGSALASFVVEAFGPDRLLSVTAEELDERIDAFRRLSAVPTIVAA, encoded by the coding sequence ATGAGCATCCTCGTCGTCGGAACCGTCGCCTTCGACACCGTCGAGACGCCGTTCGGCCGCGCCGAGCGGATCCTTGGCGGCTCGGCGACCTACGCGAGCCTCGCCGCCCGCGTCGTCGACGCGCCCGTCCTGCTCAACGCCGTCGTCGGCCGCGACTTCCCCGACAGCCACGTCGAGGCGCTCTCGTCGCGGGGCGTCGACGTCGAGGGGCTCGTCCGCGACCCCGATGGCGAGACGTTCTTCTGGGCCGGCCGCTACCACTACGACCTCAACACGCGCGACACGCTCGCGACGCACCTCAACGTGCTCGCGACGTTCGAGCCGGACCTGCCCGCCAGCTACCGCACGCCCGGGATCGTCTGCCTCGGCAACCTCGACCCGACCGTCCAGTCTTCCGTCATCGACCAGACGGACGGCCGAGGCCTCGTTGTGGCCGACACGATGAACTTCTGGATTGAGAACACGCCGGACGCGCTCGCCGAGACGCTCCGCCGCGTCGACGTCCTCGTGATCAACGACGAGGAGGCTCGCCAGCTCTCGGGCCAACCGAATCTCGTCCGCGCCGCGCGAGCCGTGCGAGAGATGGGGCCGGGCACCGTCATCATCAAGAAAGGCGAGCACGGGGCTCTCCTCTTCTGCGGCGACGACGTGTTCTCGGCACCGGCCTACCCGCTCGAGGACGTCGTCGACCCGACGGGCGCGGGCGACACGTTCCTGGGCGGCTTCGCGGGCCACCTCGCCCGCCTCGGCAGCACCGACGCCGAGGCCATGCGCCAGGCCGTCGTCGTGGGCAGCGCGCTGGCGTCGTTCGTGGTCGAGGCCTTCGGGCCCGACCGGCTCCTCAGCGTGACCGCCGAGGAACTGGACGAGCGGATCGACGCGTTCCGGCGCCTCTCGGCCGTCCCGACC
- a CDS encoding MotA/TolQ/ExbB proton channel family protein, whose translation MLALQTAPVDSLAADTLAAAAPPPDPTFMESLRGGLELLFLGGWSMIPIVLLSVLMVAVVWERIRALRRAKGDPDTLTRNVSDYVQAGDVHGAMAYCRERNTPASRILQRGLERLGRPIGEIKEAVQEAGRRETFDLEKRMDLLASIAAIAPMLGFLGTVTGMIGAFRQIQRYEGLVNPSLLAGGIWEALVTTAAGLAVGLVALFAYNLLIGRIARLVNGLERVSSDFIDFLQTPADRRR comes from the coding sequence ATGCTCGCCCTCCAAACCGCCCCGGTCGACTCGCTCGCGGCCGACACGCTGGCCGCCGCTGCCCCGCCCCCGGATCCCACGTTCATGGAGTCGCTCCGCGGAGGGCTGGAGCTCCTCTTCCTCGGGGGCTGGTCGATGATCCCCATCGTGCTCCTCTCGGTCCTGATGGTGGCCGTCGTGTGGGAGCGGATCCGGGCGCTCCGCCGCGCCAAGGGCGACCCCGACACGCTCACGCGCAACGTCTCGGACTACGTCCAGGCCGGCGACGTCCACGGGGCGATGGCGTACTGCCGCGAGCGGAACACGCCGGCCTCGCGGATCCTCCAGCGCGGCCTGGAGCGCCTCGGGCGGCCCATCGGCGAGATCAAGGAGGCCGTGCAGGAAGCCGGCCGCCGCGAGACGTTCGACCTCGAGAAGCGGATGGACCTCCTCGCTTCGATCGCCGCCATCGCCCCGATGCTTGGCTTCCTCGGGACGGTCACGGGGATGATCGGCGCGTTCCGCCAGATCCAGCGCTACGAGGGGCTCGTCAACCCGTCCCTGCTCGCGGGCGGCATCTGGGAGGCGCTCGTGACGACGGCCGCCGGTCTCGCCGTCGGCCTCGTCGCGCTGTTCGCGTACAACCTCCTCATCGGGCGGATCGCGCGACTCGTCAACGGGCTCGAGCGCGTCTCGTCCGACTTTATCGACTTCCTCCAGACCCCGGCCGACCGCCGCCGCTAG
- a CDS encoding ExbD/TolR family protein: MATFDFSTGRKALTAFSLASLTDIVLLLLIFFLLTSSFVTQNGLRVQLPDVAAAAPLEQVYVAVTIDEDGLFYVDDRQVARDSLTLAIAAVREGKTALAVYADREATIDGLAAVASAASALDMRVSIATEAAIAPAE; encoded by the coding sequence ATGGCCACCTTCGACTTCTCGACGGGCCGCAAGGCGCTCACGGCGTTCAGCCTCGCCTCGCTGACGGACATCGTCCTGCTGCTCCTCATCTTCTTCCTGCTCACGTCGTCGTTCGTGACGCAGAACGGGCTCCGCGTTCAGCTGCCGGACGTGGCCGCGGCGGCTCCGCTGGAGCAGGTCTACGTAGCCGTGACGATCGACGAGGACGGTCTGTTCTACGTCGACGACCGCCAGGTCGCGCGCGACAGCCTCACGCTGGCCATCGCGGCCGTCCGCGAGGGCAAGACGGCCCTCGCCGTCTACGCCGACCGCGAGGCGACGATCGACGGGCTGGCGGCCGTGGCCTCGGCCGCCTCGGCCCTCGACATGCGCGTCTCGATCGCGACCGAGGCCGCCATCGCGCCGGCCGAGTAG
- a CDS encoding SPOR domain-containing protein, producing the protein MTPLDAVAAAIRERLLEGQPAPLPGLGTLVRKHVAARVEERADGTRVMLPPGETIGLDPEAKGADSLALPFARLLAISPDVADQSYSNAMDQLEALLAATGEVRLPGVGLLRRTSSGVVLGVEAELLAAVNRTYEGLAPVPARPSSEPTIRTHHVPGGGSSADSARPGPPPAAPESPPPSPASRATEPSVPDVGTPEPPRPSATPPPPEPPAPEPEPERRTAPPEEPEAARPSDLDGPLRDLSSEGPTDPFRPPLEADTEPDLPAGWTPPVIEVVPPSDVEDDPSLAMSAAPEPSDSADGPTPDEPPAAPDEPGPVTDPMTTDEVGADDDATPPEPSSSEESTPDAFAAEAATDDVPLAAPFGEPGDPTPAEVFPPTPPDREPPPASPASAPASAPASDADWGDETWTAPAIGSRGLDDPDVSLSDADVLDALIEDADFDVVDLSDPPSRVSDPLPPTPEAEPPATPDLTFPTFEDEPETSPTPGPTRPPVAPPVAALSNEAEEPAPTKRRWGLWVALLLLLLLIAAAVALFWPDIAPRLRGLSDPGETMTASAAADVTPAPFPAEPLAAPDSLPRFGEANVVTPPTGDGAPVATDGGPAATGVATGAPASASRPGRRDDDTPAPRTGLGRSPAPGVALLPPRLNGLSDADVRALTALDQPIDPAAEAWTLVVLSTSSREEAEALRQRYRRAGYRTAVLVSRSGNFRVAVGQFGTRDDAIRLRDRIPPQAPGDTWLLDLQTL; encoded by the coding sequence GTGACCCCTCTCGACGCCGTCGCCGCCGCCATCCGAGAGCGCCTGCTGGAGGGGCAGCCCGCCCCCCTGCCCGGCCTCGGCACGCTCGTGCGCAAGCACGTCGCCGCGCGCGTCGAGGAGCGAGCCGACGGGACGCGCGTGATGCTCCCGCCTGGTGAGACCATCGGCCTCGACCCCGAGGCCAAGGGGGCCGACTCGCTCGCGCTCCCGTTCGCCCGGCTCCTGGCGATTTCGCCGGACGTCGCCGATCAGTCGTACTCCAACGCCATGGACCAACTCGAGGCCCTGCTCGCGGCCACGGGCGAGGTCCGCCTTCCGGGCGTCGGCCTCTTGCGGCGGACGAGCAGCGGCGTCGTCCTCGGCGTCGAGGCCGAACTGCTGGCCGCGGTCAACCGGACGTACGAGGGGCTGGCGCCGGTGCCGGCCCGGCCCTCGTCCGAGCCGACGATCCGGACGCACCACGTGCCCGGCGGCGGGTCGTCGGCCGATTCGGCCCGCCCGGGGCCACCGCCCGCTGCACCCGAGTCGCCCCCTCCCTCGCCGGCGTCTCGAGCGACCGAGCCGAGCGTCCCGGACGTCGGCACGCCTGAGCCGCCCCGTCCCTCCGCCACGCCGCCGCCGCCCGAGCCGCCGGCTCCCGAACCGGAGCCAGAGCGGCGCACCGCGCCCCCTGAGGAGCCAGAGGCGGCTCGCCCGTCGGACCTCGACGGTCCCCTGCGGGATCTCTCGTCGGAAGGGCCGACCGACCCGTTCCGTCCGCCGCTCGAGGCGGACACGGAGCCGGACCTGCCCGCTGGATGGACGCCGCCCGTGATCGAGGTCGTTCCGCCGTCGGACGTCGAAGACGACCCATCGCTCGCCATGTCGGCCGCCCCCGAACCTTCGGACTCTGCAGACGGGCCGACGCCGGACGAGCCGCCCGCCGCGCCGGACGAGCCGGGCCCCGTGACCGATCCGATGACCACGGACGAGGTGGGCGCCGACGACGACGCCACGCCTCCCGAACCGTCGTCGTCGGAGGAGAGCACGCCCGATGCGTTCGCCGCCGAGGCCGCGACGGACGACGTGCCACTCGCGGCTCCGTTCGGCGAGCCCGGCGACCCGACGCCCGCCGAGGTCTTCCCCCCGACGCCGCCGGACCGCGAGCCCCCCCCGGCGTCGCCCGCCTCGGCGCCCGCCTCGGCGCCCGCCTCGGACGCCGACTGGGGCGACGAGACCTGGACCGCCCCCGCCATCGGAAGCCGCGGGCTCGACGACCCCGACGTCTCGCTCTCCGACGCCGATGTGCTCGACGCCCTCATCGAGGACGCCGACTTCGACGTGGTGGACCTCTCTGACCCCCCTTCCCGCGTCTCCGACCCGCTTCCCCCCACGCCCGAGGCGGAGCCCCCGGCGACGCCCGACCTCACGTTCCCGACGTTCGAGGACGAACCGGAGACCTCCCCAACGCCGGGCCCGACCCGACCTCCCGTCGCGCCCCCGGTCGCCGCCCTTTCCAACGAAGCCGAAGAGCCGGCTCCCACGAAGCGGCGCTGGGGCCTGTGGGTCGCTCTCCTGCTTCTGCTCCTGCTGATCGCCGCGGCCGTCGCCCTCTTCTGGCCCGACATCGCCCCCCGCCTCCGAGGACTCTCCGACCCGGGGGAGACGATGACGGCCAGCGCGGCCGCCGACGTGACGCCGGCCCCCTTCCCCGCGGAGCCCCTCGCCGCCCCCGACAGCCTCCCGAGGTTCGGCGAGGCCAACGTCGTAACGCCTCCGACTGGTGACGGCGCTCCGGTCGCAACTGACGGCGGGCCCGCAGCGACGGGCGTCGCGACCGGAGCGCCGGCCTCAGCGTCGCGGCCAGGCCGGAGGGACGACGACACACCGGCGCCCCGCACCGGCCTCGGCCGGTCGCCCGCCCCCGGCGTCGCCCTTCTCCCGCCCCGCCTGAACGGGCTCAGCGACGCGGACGTCCGCGCGCTCACGGCGCTCGACCAGCCCATCGACCCCGCCGCCGAGGCGTGGACGCTGGTCGTCCTCTCGACGTCGTCGCGCGAGGAGGCCGAGGCGCTCCGCCAACGGTACCGCCGCGCGGGCTACCGGACGGCCGTCCTCGTCTCGCGCAGCGGCAACTTCCGCGTCGCCGTCGGCCAGTTCGGCACGCGTGACGACGCGATCCGCCTCCGCGACCGGATCCCTCCCCAGGCGCCCGGCGACACCTGGCTCCTCGACCTCCAGACTCTCTAG
- a CDS encoding YifB family Mg chelatase-like AAA ATPase — protein MPPLSRLSRVWSSAVLGVDALPIEIETHTEPNIPRWTVVGLPDGAVRESRDRVWAALKTSGLPTPRGAVTVNLAPADVRKEGSAYDLPLALGLLAAIGDGLISQDVLDEVVIVGELGLDGAVRPVRGVLPMAAGARADGRRGMLVPPENAAEAAVVEGLEVYPVATLREAFDFLVEEDGRGTPEAPRRLTTPDGPTGGPDFADVRGQGLVKRALEVAAAGGHNALMVGPPGSGKTMLARRLPTILPPLTPAEALETTKILSVGGRLNGAAGHGLVAARPFRSPHHTISNAGLVGGGSNPMPGEISLAHNGVLFLDELPEFDRPVLEVLRQPLEEGEVTIARARATVRYPARFMLVASMNPCPCGHAGDPTRACVCAPGQVQRYLAKVSGPLLDRIDLHVEVTPVPFEALSRREDAEPSAAVRRRVVAARERQAARFDGLQGRYCNAQLTAPEVRRWCRLDAAGQGLLKSALTRLGLSARAHDRILKVARTVADLAEAGDVGPEHVAEAIQYRSLDRAGWGVGG, from the coding sequence ATGCCGCCCCTGTCCCGGCTGTCCCGCGTCTGGAGCAGCGCCGTCCTCGGCGTCGACGCGCTGCCCATCGAGATCGAGACCCACACCGAGCCCAACATCCCGCGGTGGACCGTCGTCGGGCTGCCCGACGGGGCCGTCCGCGAGAGCCGGGACCGGGTGTGGGCCGCGCTCAAGACGTCCGGGCTTCCGACGCCGCGCGGGGCCGTGACGGTCAACCTCGCCCCGGCCGATGTCAGGAAAGAAGGCTCGGCATACGACCTCCCGCTCGCGCTCGGCCTGCTGGCGGCGATCGGCGACGGGCTGATCTCTCAGGACGTGCTCGACGAGGTCGTCATCGTCGGGGAGCTCGGCCTCGACGGGGCGGTCCGACCGGTGCGGGGCGTTCTCCCGATGGCGGCCGGCGCCCGGGCCGACGGCCGGCGCGGCATGCTCGTCCCGCCCGAGAACGCGGCCGAGGCGGCCGTCGTCGAGGGCCTCGAGGTGTACCCCGTGGCCACGCTCCGCGAGGCGTTCGACTTCCTCGTCGAGGAGGACGGCCGGGGGACGCCGGAGGCACCGCGCCGCCTCACGACACCCGACGGACCCACGGGCGGACCCGACTTCGCCGACGTTCGTGGGCAGGGGCTCGTCAAGCGGGCCCTCGAGGTCGCCGCGGCCGGCGGCCACAACGCGCTGATGGTCGGCCCGCCGGGGTCGGGAAAGACCATGCTCGCGCGGCGGCTCCCGACGATCCTTCCGCCACTGACGCCGGCCGAAGCGCTGGAGACGACGAAGATCCTCAGCGTGGGTGGCCGGCTGAACGGGGCGGCCGGGCACGGGCTCGTGGCGGCGCGACCGTTCCGGTCGCCCCACCACACCATCTCAAACGCCGGCCTGGTCGGGGGCGGGTCGAACCCGATGCCCGGCGAGATCTCCCTCGCCCACAACGGCGTCCTGTTCCTCGACGAGCTCCCCGAGTTCGACCGCCCCGTGCTGGAGGTGCTCCGGCAGCCCCTTGAGGAGGGGGAGGTCACGATCGCTCGGGCACGGGCGACCGTCCGGTACCCGGCCCGGTTCATGCTCGTGGCCTCGATGAACCCATGCCCGTGCGGGCACGCGGGGGACCCCACGCGGGCGTGCGTCTGTGCCCCGGGCCAGGTCCAGCGCTACCTCGCCAAGGTCAGCGGCCCGCTGCTCGACCGGATCGACCTCCACGTTGAGGTCACGCCGGTCCCGTTCGAGGCGCTCAGCCGACGGGAAGATGCGGAGCCGAGTGCGGCCGTCCGCCGCCGGGTCGTGGCCGCGCGGGAGCGGCAGGCAGCCCGATTCGATGGCCTCCAGGGGCGGTACTGCAACGCCCAGTTGACCGCCCCTGAGGTCCGCCGGTGGTGCCGCCTCGACGCGGCGGGCCAGGGCCTGCTGAAGTCGGCGCTGACGCGGCTTGGCCTGAGCGCCCGCGCCCACGATCGGATCCTGAAGGTGGCCCGCACCGTCGCCGACCTCGCCGAGGCGGGCGACGTAGGGCCGGAGCACGTCGCCGAGGCCATCCAGTACCGATCGCTCGATCGCGCCGGGTGGGGCGTCGGGGGTTGA
- a CDS encoding tetratricopeptide repeat protein encodes MPRSLSARRTPARLRLVAALGFAFAAGLAGSAPDAVAQTPGVTDARPDRSEEAFEAAKLLYDGGQFGAAERAFGRFLDAYPRHPRAPEALFYRAESALATDDAEAAAALFARFEARYPNHPFASRARLALGRYYYDRGDDARAEDALAAAADAPGPEASRAEAAYLLGLVHRRQSRPDAAAAAFERASTADTPTAPRALYALGTVRVDQGDWSRAASAFGRLQERYPVSPENDRAGLGLAESLLRAGRYPEGAAEADRRRLTLTGEDAARGALLAGETWLRLGDPRATTSLDAVPADSRYARRAALAQGRAASARSEWAQAVDWFRIARAGVSNPAEDGAVAHEAAYYEGIALKRLGQLGDAEARWTQAAERRPGGAYADPALLELGLLRYERRQYDAAAQAFDRLLRQSPRGPYAGEAARMLGEAYAASGQTRRAREAFAQAEDLGTATAETRAEVAFQDAYALFLNGQYEPAVAALVAVNRADPTGPRAGEALFWAGEAAFQARDYARSESILRELLERYPGHARADAARYVIAWTLYQRGQTAEAADAFERFLSAYTRSGELVPYYADALLRLGDLYTVLGRYEDARLVYGRVAAATPDRQGGDYALFQTAQVLGREGRTDEALSTYTRLLREYPESERYALALLEQGALYAARGQDSLAIGAYERVLNERPQRGAAALLGIGDVLLNQGRYQLAEAAYRRVFERYPTSPLTVDAFGGVADALAAQGREDEVDRAFAEVDSRLRGVEERTRLRYARAQLALTSGEDSLAVALLEEVLAGPPPADLEQEALLALGGAYAATARPDAAARVFRRLLTRYPDSPFAADATLRLAQSLLATGDAEGARSAAARLRASGASDPERVADAYALEALALQDLGRTPEADAILRELIARYPSTAAGEAALRDRPNLAPAPPAVDGDQAP; translated from the coding sequence ATGCCCCGGTCTCTCTCTGCGCGCCGCACGCCGGCGCGCCTCCGCCTCGTTGCGGCCCTCGGGTTCGCCTTCGCCGCCGGTCTCGCCGGCTCGGCCCCCGACGCCGTGGCGCAGACCCCGGGCGTCACCGACGCCCGCCCCGACCGGTCGGAGGAGGCCTTCGAGGCCGCGAAGCTCCTGTACGACGGCGGCCAGTTCGGAGCCGCGGAGCGCGCGTTCGGTCGGTTCCTCGACGCGTACCCGCGCCACCCGCGTGCGCCGGAGGCCCTGTTCTACCGCGCCGAGTCCGCGCTGGCGACGGACGACGCAGAAGCGGCGGCGGCCCTCTTCGCCCGGTTCGAAGCGCGGTATCCGAACCACCCGTTCGCGTCGCGCGCCCGGCTCGCCCTCGGCCGGTATTACTACGACCGCGGCGACGACGCCCGCGCGGAGGACGCCCTCGCCGCGGCGGCCGACGCGCCCGGCCCGGAGGCCTCGCGTGCCGAGGCGGCCTACCTCCTCGGGCTCGTCCACCGCCGCCAATCACGTCCCGACGCCGCCGCGGCCGCCTTCGAGCGCGCCTCGACCGCCGACACCCCGACGGCCCCACGTGCCCTCTACGCCCTCGGCACGGTCCGCGTGGACCAGGGGGACTGGAGCCGAGCCGCCTCGGCGTTCGGCCGACTTCAGGAGCGCTACCCGGTGTCTCCGGAGAATGACCGAGCCGGGCTCGGGCTGGCCGAGTCACTCCTCCGCGCCGGCCGCTACCCCGAGGGCGCCGCCGAGGCCGACCGCCGCCGCCTGACGCTGACCGGTGAGGACGCCGCCCGCGGCGCGCTCCTAGCCGGCGAGACGTGGCTCCGCCTCGGCGACCCGCGGGCGACGACGTCGCTCGACGCCGTCCCGGCCGACAGCCGCTACGCGCGCCGCGCCGCGCTCGCTCAGGGGCGCGCCGCCTCCGCGCGAAGCGAGTGGGCACAGGCCGTCGACTGGTTCCGGATCGCCCGCGCGGGCGTCTCCAACCCGGCGGAGGACGGTGCCGTGGCGCACGAAGCGGCCTATTACGAAGGCATCGCCCTCAAGCGGTTAGGCCAGCTCGGCGACGCCGAGGCCCGATGGACGCAGGCCGCCGAGCGCCGTCCGGGCGGGGCGTACGCCGATCCCGCGCTGTTGGAACTCGGTCTCCTCCGCTACGAGCGCCGTCAGTACGACGCCGCGGCCCAGGCCTTCGACCGACTCCTCCGGCAGAGCCCGCGCGGTCCGTACGCTGGCGAGGCCGCCCGGATGCTCGGCGAGGCCTACGCCGCGTCCGGCCAGACAAGACGCGCGCGCGAGGCCTTCGCCCAGGCCGAGGACCTGGGCACGGCCACGGCCGAGACACGCGCCGAGGTCGCCTTCCAGGACGCCTACGCGCTCTTCCTCAACGGGCAGTACGAGCCGGCGGTCGCGGCCCTCGTCGCCGTGAACCGGGCCGACCCGACGGGCCCCCGGGCCGGAGAGGCCCTCTTCTGGGCCGGCGAGGCCGCGTTCCAGGCCCGCGACTACGCGCGCTCCGAGTCGATCCTCCGCGAGCTCCTCGAGCGCTACCCCGGCCACGCCCGCGCCGACGCCGCCCGCTACGTCATCGCGTGGACGCTCTACCAGCGCGGCCAGACGGCCGAGGCCGCCGACGCCTTCGAGCGGTTCCTCTCGGCGTACACGCGCTCCGGCGAGCTCGTCCCCTACTACGCCGACGCCCTCCTCCGCCTCGGCGACCTCTACACGGTCCTCGGCCGGTACGAGGACGCCCGCCTCGTCTACGGCCGCGTGGCCGCCGCCACGCCCGACCGGCAGGGCGGCGACTACGCCCTCTTCCAGACAGCCCAGGTGCTGGGACGCGAGGGCCGCACGGACGAGGCCCTGAGCACCTACACCCGACTCCTCCGCGAGTACCCAGAGTCGGAGCGGTACGCGCTGGCGCTCCTCGAGCAGGGCGCGCTGTACGCGGCACGCGGGCAGGACAGCCTCGCCATCGGCGCCTACGAACGCGTGCTGAACGAGCGGCCGCAGCGCGGCGCGGCGGCCCTCCTCGGCATCGGCGACGTGCTGTTGAACCAGGGCCGCTACCAGCTGGCGGAGGCCGCCTACCGCCGCGTGTTCGAGCGCTACCCGACGAGCCCGCTCACCGTCGACGCCTTTGGCGGCGTGGCCGACGCGCTCGCGGCGCAGGGCCGCGAGGACGAGGTCGACCGGGCATTCGCCGAGGTGGACAGCCGCCTGCGAGGGGTCGAGGAACGAACCCGTCTCCGGTACGCCCGCGCCCAGCTCGCGCTGACGTCGGGCGAGGACTCGCTCGCCGTCGCGCTCTTGGAAGAGGTCCTCGCCGGTCCGCCTCCCGCCGATCTCGAGCAGGAAGCGCTCCTCGCGCTCGGCGGCGCCTACGCCGCGACGGCCCGGCCCGACGCCGCCGCCCGGGTGTTCCGGCGCCTCCTCACGCGCTACCCCGACTCGCCCTTCGCGGCAGACGCCACGCTCCGCCTCGCCCAGTCCCTCCTCGCCACCGGCGATGCTGAGGGCGCCCGGTCCGCCGCCGCCCGTCTCCGCGCGAGCGGGGCCAGTGACCCGGAGCGCGTCGCCGATGCCTACGCGCTCGAGGCGCTCGCGCTGCAGGACCTCGGCCGGACCCCCGAAGCTGACGCCATCCTCCGCGAGCTCATCGCGCGCTACCCGTCCACGGCCGCCGGCGAGGCCGCCCTCCGTGACCGCCCCAACCTCGCCCCCGCGCCCCCCGCCGTCGACGGCGACCAGGCCCCGTAA